One segment of Hydrogenothermus marinus DNA contains the following:
- a CDS encoding UDP-N-acetylmuramoyl-L-alanyl-D-glutamate--2,6-diaminopimelate ligase, with amino-acid sequence MNKYKLLYKDFKILKDSKSEEIIHITNNTKDIKPNSIFFAIKGSKFDGHQFIKKAVSKGAKVIFISDKSKIKDLKNINATIVLVDNTRKAQALVAKKFYGNPSKDLKVIGITGTNGKTTVSNLIYQYLSMYGKEIGIIGTIWYRFKDKIYDAGRTTPDSIKWNELLRKMKNQGAQFISAEISSHAIDQYRVYGTKFEGGIFTNLTQDHLDYHKDMESYFQTKKSFFDYILQEKEDALISTNVDNYYGKRIYEEFKNKNIISYGKESSQFKIKNFETSMEGLYFEVNYKGKILKLKSRLRGDFNIYNISAAFSFLAEYGIDIEFLKEATRKLIPIKGRFEIIPAKDFLVVNDYAHTPDALENILKSLLKIKKRRIIIVFGAGGDRDKTKRPKMGSIAEKYADIIILTSDNPRSEDPVDIIEDIKTGMEMKKDIIEIVDREEAIKEAIKIAMPEDIVLISGKGHETYQIIGENIYHFDDSDVAKKYLKMFNKSR; translated from the coding sequence ATGAATAAATATAAACTTTTGTATAAAGATTTTAAGATTTTAAAAGATTCTAAATCTGAAGAAATTATTCATATAACTAACAATACAAAAGATATAAAACCAAATTCTATATTTTTTGCTATTAAAGGTAGTAAATTTGATGGACATCAATTTATAAAAAAGGCAGTTTCTAAAGGCGCAAAAGTAATATTTATTTCTGATAAATCTAAAATAAAAGATTTAAAAAATATAAATGCAACAATTGTATTAGTAGATAATACAAGAAAAGCACAAGCTTTAGTAGCAAAAAAATTTTATGGTAATCCTTCAAAAGATTTAAAAGTTATAGGAATAACAGGGACAAATGGTAAAACAACTGTTTCAAATCTAATATATCAATATTTATCTATGTATGGAAAAGAAATTGGAATTATTGGGACTATATGGTATAGATTTAAAGATAAAATATATGATGCAGGAAGAACTACACCAGATTCTATAAAATGGAATGAATTACTAAGAAAAATGAAAAATCAAGGGGCTCAATTTATATCAGCAGAAATTTCTTCTCATGCTATAGATCAATACAGAGTTTATGGAACTAAATTTGAAGGTGGAATATTCACAAATCTTACACAAGATCATCTTGATTATCATAAAGATATGGAAAGCTATTTTCAAACTAAAAAATCCTTTTTTGATTATATTTTGCAAGAAAAAGAAGATGCATTAATATCAACTAATGTAGATAACTATTATGGAAAAAGAATTTATGAAGAATTTAAAAATAAAAATATAATTAGTTATGGGAAAGAAAGCAGTCAGTTTAAAATTAAAAATTTTGAAACATCTATGGAAGGTTTATATTTTGAAGTAAATTATAAAGGGAAAATATTAAAGTTAAAATCAAGATTAAGAGGAGATTTTAATATATACAATATATCAGCAGCTTTCTCATTTTTGGCAGAATATGGAATTGATATTGAGTTTTTGAAAGAGGCAACAAGAAAGCTTATTCCAATAAAAGGAAGATTTGAGATAATTCCTGCAAAAGATTTTTTAGTAGTAAATGATTATGCACATACACCTGATGCCCTTGAAAATATATTAAAAAGTTTATTGAAAATAAAAAAAAGAAGAATAATTATAGTTTTTGGAGCAGGAGGAGATAGAGATAAAACAAAAAGGCCAAAAATGGGGAGTATAGCAGAAAAATATGCAGACATTATTATACTAACCTCTGACAATCCAAGATCAGAAGATCCAGTTGATATTATAGAAGATATAAAAACAGGAATGGAAATGAAAAAAGATATAATTGAGATTGTAGATAGAGAAGAAGCTATAAAAGAAGCTATAAAAATAGCTATGCCAGAAGATATAGTTCTAATATCAGGGAAAGGACATGAAACGTATCAGATAATAGGAGAAAATATTTATCATTTTGATGATTCAGATGTTGCAAAAAAATATTTAAAAATGTTTAATAAATCAAGATGA
- a CDS encoding histone deacetylase family protein, with protein MKKVGYFYNPIYLQHRTPEGHPERPERVEVIDNAVSNIEGLIHLQPRRATATDIAMVHDTYYPQEIMDLCSAGGTQLDPDTYCSIKSYEAATYAVGAGLEAVDKIKEGVIERAFCNVRPPGHHAEYSKAMGFCIFNNIAITARYAQKQGYEKVFIVDFDVHHGNGTQKAFYEDDTVFYFSTHEYPFYPGTGSKEEKGAGKGYGYTYNVPLPAGTGDEEYEEIYSEILPELVNKFNPDIILVSAGYDLHKDDPLAYMEVSTEGIGKIVENILKTKDVPYIFMLEGGYNLSALAESAKITIEKMLNE; from the coding sequence ATGAAAAAAGTAGGTTATTTTTATAATCCAATTTATTTACAACATAGAACACCTGAAGGCCATCCAGAAAGGCCAGAAAGGGTGGAAGTTATAGATAATGCTGTTTCTAATATAGAAGGATTAATTCATCTTCAACCAAGAAGGGCTACTGCTACAGATATAGCCATGGTACATGATACATATTATCCTCAAGAAATAATGGATTTATGTTCAGCAGGAGGAACACAGCTTGATCCTGATACTTACTGCTCTATAAAGTCTTATGAAGCGGCTACTTATGCAGTTGGAGCAGGGCTTGAAGCAGTAGACAAAATAAAAGAAGGAGTTATAGAAAGAGCCTTTTGTAATGTTAGGCCACCAGGACATCATGCAGAATATTCAAAAGCAATGGGATTTTGTATATTTAATAATATAGCTATTACTGCAAGATATGCTCAAAAACAAGGATATGAAAAAGTATTTATTGTTGATTTTGATGTTCACCATGGAAATGGTACCCAAAAAGCATTTTATGAAGATGATACAGTTTTTTATTTTTCTACCCATGAATATCCATTTTATCCAGGTACAGGTTCAAAAGAAGAAAAAGGAGCAGGAAAAGGATATGGATATACATATAATGTACCACTTCCTGCAGGAACAGGAGATGAAGAATATGAAGAAATATATTCTGAAATACTGCCTGAACTTGTAAATAAGTTTAATCCGGATATTATTTTAGTATCTGCAGGATATGATTTACACAAAGATGATCCACTTGCTTATATGGAAGTGTCTACTGAAGGTATTGGTAAAATAGTTGAAAACATTTTAAAAACAAAAGATGTACCTTATATATTTATGCTTGAAGGTGGATATAACTTATCTGCTTTAGCAGAAAGCGCAAAAATAACAATAGAAAAGATGTTAAATGAATAA